TTGGTAGTGCCACCAATTATCAAACTTATATTTTAGTTGAGTGTCCTTTACCTTGGACATCAGAAGCCTTGAACTCTAAGTGGGTGCCTCAGAATTTGAGGATTTTGGTAGAAGAAGTGAAGCGTGCGAAACTGCCGATTAGATTTCTCCTAATTGCTAATGATTTATCACACAAGGTAAATCACACTACGCTTTTGATTTATCAAAAACAAGAGGGGCTAAGTAGTGGATACCATAAGCAGGAGTTTCAGCTAGCAAATATTGAGCAAGTAGCAGGAGTTGTCCAAAAATGGATACGGGGTATCGATTCTAATTTGGAAGTAGAAACTAGTATAACTAGAGATATTTTAGTTTGTACTCACGGTAGCCATGATAAGTGTTGTGCGAGATATGGCGCTCCTTTTTACTTCCAAATAACAGCGAGTAAAGCTGATTTGTGCTTAGAGAATGTGCGAATTTGGAAATCATCGCACTTTGGTGGACATCGGTTTGCACCAACAGTTATAGACTTGCCAGAAGGAAGATACTACGGTCGTCTCGATCGAGATTCATTTAGATCGATTTTGACTCGTACTGGTGATATTCAATGCTTACATCAAGTCTATCGAGGCTGGGGAATTCTGCCTGCTCCACTTCAGGTTTTGGAAAGAGAGCTAATTCTCTATAAAGGATGGGATTGGTTTAATTACAAAGTTGTAGGCAAAATTTTAGAGCAAAGTTTAGACAATAGTACTATGTTAGCTGAAATTAGTTTTGAACAACCTTGTGGTTCTTTCTATACTTACCAGGCTAAACTTGTGAAAGATGAAACGAAGACTCAACAACTGAAAAGTTCATGCAATGCTACACGAGAGTTGGTAGTTACTAAATATGCGGTTGGTAGTTTTTGGATTACTTCTAGTAAGGTAATGAGTTATAGTACATAGAAGTGAAGAGTTTTTAAACGCAGAGGGACGCAAAGGGAAGCGCAGAGGATTACTAAGTTTAGTTCGCTACGAATTCATTAAATACTGTATTTAGGATAACGGTGTGGAACTTCGTAATAAAATCTCTGCGTCTCTCTGCGTTTAAATTCCAAATTAAGATGAAGCCAGATTTAAGATTTTTCGTAACAGTATTTGGTCTTCTAATTTGGCTTTTAAACGACCATTTTCAATATCTCGAATCCAGCTTTGGCTTTTACCTGTGAGTTTTGCCAATTCTCTTTGGGAGAGATTCAAGTTTTTTCGCGCTTGCAAAATCTGTTCGCCTAGCAAATCGTTTGTAGCTTTGGGCTTTTTTTTGGCTTTGGCAGTTCTTGTTTTCTTTTTTTCCGATTCTGAGATTTGCTGTTCCCATTCTGGTGGGAGTTCAAAAGCTAAGATCCGCGCATTCATTAGCAGATTCCACTTACCACGGGGGCCTGTGTCTGTGAGGCGAGTTTCAGCACCACCGTCATTAGTCCAAAATTCTAATGCTTCATCTGGATCTTCGGGAAGATCGATTAATTTCGCCCACAAAGGTTGAATTTCTGGTGGATAAGTAACTGGATCGAAAAGTGGTTTCATTCCATAGTGATTGAGAATTTCTAAATCGCTTTCAAAGGTTCGCAACAGACGTTTGCGTTCTTCCCGTTGTCTGGATGCAAGGGCGACTTTTTCTTCACCGTAAGCAATACGCAGCAAGGTAGGAATGGTGATGCGTTGTTCTTTGCCCATTTTGGTTTTAAACAGCAACCACAGCATTAGTCGAACTGCACCTTCATGTTGCTGCCAAATACTCATGACTGTGGTTAGCAGCGTTTTGGGGAGACTGCCGTATTGATAGAATGCAGTTCGCTCTTTACACGCTTGTTTGTTTAAAAAATATTGCGCCCATAACCCTGCTTTTACTTTAAAAGTTAGCCCAATCAGATATTTGCATCCGAGATTGTCTTCTTGGAAGTGGTGCTGAATATCTACTAAGTGCCATAAGCGGCTGCCGACAAGAGAGAATCCGTTAATTCGACCTTGTTGGGGCCAGTCAATGGAGATAATTAGGGAGCAAGCTTGCTGAACGATATTTTTCATTAAAGCTAGCTTGGCAGCTTTGCTCAAGTCTTTGCGTTTCTCCATCCCCAAATATTTCTCAATTTGTCGCTCATCGATCGCAAATTCTTGCTCCCAAGGTTGCTCTAAGGCTGTGGCATAAGCTGCAAAAATTAGATGTATGCAAGCGGCTCTGATGTCAAGCCCCTCAATTGCTGCTATATCTGTGGCCTTGTCGTTAACTTTGAAGGGATCTTGGATGTGAAAAGCGATCGCACCTCGCCCTTGATTGACTTGTCGGCTGTAACTGATGTAGCCTTCTTCATCGGTTTCCCAATGTAGGGATGTGCGCTGCGCTAATACATTACAAGCTTCCCAAATTGCGATCGCTGAAGCAAATGGATTATTCTTACCATTAGAAAATAAGTCTAAGCTGCTAGCATCTCTTGGTTCAACTTTGCATCTTCCCTTTTTCGCCTGCCAAGGAATAGGAGAATTAGTTGGACAAGCTATTACACATTGCGGTTCTGAATAATAGCCCTCACAATTATTACAAAGACCAGGATCGACCCAGTATTCATTGTCCTCTATTCTGATTGCACCCGTAGGACATTGGGGGCGGCAGTTGTCACATCCAACGCAACTGTTGTTAGGAATTGTATAAGGCATTTGGCTCTTTTCCCACTCTAATCGTTGAGATGTCTGGCTCAGGTCTCCCCTGGATGAGTCCTGTTTATTCATGACTCCCTACCACATGATCTTTCTAGTGAGAAAAAAATATTCTCACTACGTTCGATTCCCACATCCACTTGTTAAATTCGCATCCAATTGCAAGCTATTTAAGGCTTTAAAACAGCCTAATAAAACTTCTTATTAACTATACATTTCATGAAAAAAATGATTAATTTGTTCGTATTGAGCTTAGGAAAAAATCTTAACATTTATTTAATTAGGTAATTGATGAACATTTTAGCTTTGACCATAAAACCTTATACAAAGTATTTTTAGGAAATGTTTAAGCCTCCTGTAATTTAGCTTGCTCTGATTTGTTAATAATTTTAATATTTAAGGCATCATAATATTCTGCCATAAAGTTTACAGTTCCTTTATAAATTAATTCTGTGTATTCAGATGAAATCGGAATATTCCTTTTGTCACCATTTAACTAAATATTTAAATCAAAATAAATTGAAAATTGTTGCTTTCTAAAATACATATTGCATATATCAAAATGTAACTGATGAACATTTATTCTGGTATATATGTATACTGTTTACATAAATTTATTTGCCTAAATCTACAAATATTTGAAAAAGAATATCATTACTCTTAGAGATATAGCTGCATTTGCTGGAAATAATAGTTAAATCAGCAGTTATAAATCACATAGATATGAAGCTTTAGTCACCTGTATAGGTTTAAAATCCTCAACTTTTTACTTATCTTCTGTATGAAAATCGCTGTTCATGGGCTGCTACCTTACCTCTAGTCAGACATTAAGTCTCTGACTCAATGAATGCGTTTATATGTAGAACGTGGAAACGAGGAATACGAAATATTTATAAGAATTATTTGCAATAATCTTTATCTATAAATTGACATAATAAAACAATTCAGGATTGTGTTCAAAGTCATCGAAAATTGATGTGATAAAAGTAATTTTTGAATACAAAAGAATAAAAGATTAGGATAGTATGATGATTAATGCACAAACAGATTGACAGGCAAAATTGCTGAGGATTTATTCATGGCACAACTAACAGGTTTGACATTTGGCGGTAAGGCTTGGACACCAAAATTCGCTCAAGAAATCGACAAAGACAAATGTATCGGCTGTGGCAGATGCATTAAAGTCTGCGGGTACAATGTGCTTGGATTGAAGGCACTAAATGAAGAAGGCGAATTTGTGGAAGATGAAGATGATGAAGAAATTGAACGAAAAGTAATGGCAGTTACTTCTCCAGAGAATTGTATTGGTTGTGAAGCTTGTTCACGGATTTGCCCCAAAAATTGCTACACCCATGTTGTATTAAACAATTAAGGTTTTTGGAGTTAATCAAAATTGTTGTTCATTGAAGGAGGCACTGTTTTTCATCAGCGCAAATGTGCTAGGCAAGGTAACTTGAGGGGAATACTAAATATTTACTGGAAACAATCAAAAGTTCACAGTAAACAATTCCGTAAATCGTAAATTGTTCGCTATTAACAAATTTAAACTTGCTGCTAATATAGCCTAATCAATATTAGGACTAACAGTGCCCCTTGGAACAACTAGCTTTTCTAAAAGCAGGGGCTAGCTTTGTCATAGGAGTTGAAATATAATTTGTATTTTTGTGGGGGGAAAGATATGGAAAAAATCTGGAAGTTTCCCCCTTTTTTAATGGCTGCACGTTAGAAAGTTAATAAGTGAAAAGGAAATGGTAAATGGGGAAAGAAGAAGGGAATAGGGTACAGGTTACAGGGAATAGATGAATTCCTATTACCTGTAACCTGTAACCTCTCCCCTAAAACCTCAACTCAGAAAACAACACCTCTAAAGACGGTTTACAAAGCAGGTAGCATGTATGCAACAAATTCCTGTTTCACTATGGACTCTGGTTGCTGGGATAGTAGTTACAGCAATCAGCATTTGGATCGGTCAAAATCACACTCTCATGCCGATGCAGGCATCGTTACAAGCGCCTTTGGTAGACGGTTTTTTCAACGTCATGTTTACCATTGCGATCGCACTCTTCTTAGTGGTAGAAGGAACAATTGTAGTTTTTTTGGTTAAGTTTCGTCGCCGTCGCGGTGATGATACCGATGGTTTGCCAATAGAAGGCAACGTTCCCTTAGAAATCTTTTGGACAGCAATTCCCACAGTGATTGTTCTCGGTTTGGGCATCTACAGCGTAGATGTTTTTAACCAAATGGGTGGTTTTGAGCCTGCTGGTCATCCTCATTCAGCTGCTCATGTTGCTCATAAGTCGGGAACTGCTATCGCTGCTACACTCAGTGATGCTTCTGAAGCAACAACTGCCCCAGCAATAGCCCCAACAATTGGTATTGGCGCGTCTCCCAAAAACCTAGATAAACCAGCCGATTTAGTTGTTGATGTCAAAGGCATACAGTACGCCTGGTTATTTAGCTACCCTGATAGTGGCATTACCTCTGGGGAATTACACATACCCGTTGGTGCTGATGTGCAACTCAACCTTTCAGCAGAAGATGTAATTCATTCATTCTGGGTGCCAAACTTCCGCTTGAAACAAGATGCACTTCCTGGTATCCCTACCGAACTGCGATTTGTTGCCACCAAACCAGGTACATATCCCGTAGTTTGTGCTGAGTTGTGCGGTGGTTATCACGGTTCAATGCGGACACAGGTAATTGTCCACACACCAGAAGAATATGATAGCTGGCGGACAGAAAACCAGATTGCTCAACAACAAAACCTAAATCAAGTCGTTGCTGTTAATCCAGCCGACTTATCAACATCAGAGTTTCTCGCGCCCCACACCCATGATATGGGAATTAGTGCAGCAACTCTAAAGTCATTGGTCATTGGTCATTAGTTATTAGTCATTAGTCATTGGTCATTAGTTATTGGTAACGGACAAATGACAACGGACAAAGGACAAATGACAAAAGACAAATGACATAGACGCGCCAGCGGCTTCCCGCAGGGTAGGACAAAGGACAAAAATATGACACAGGTAGAATTTCCACGGAATACTCCACCAGACGAAAAGAAACCGGAAATGGTGACTGGCCACACTTCGCATCCGAAGGCGTGGAAATGGCAGGACTATTTTACATTTAATGTTGACCACAAGGTTATTGGTATCCAATACCTGGTGACGGCGTTTGTGTTTTATCTCATCGGCGGACTGATGGCTGTTGCTCTCCGGGTGGAATTAGCAACACCAGATGCAGACGTACTCGACCCCAATCTGTATAACGCTTTCATGACCAATCACGGGACGATCATGATCTTCCTGTGGATTGTCCCTAGCGCCATTGGGGGATTTGGTAATTATTTAGTGCCTTTGATGGTTGGTGCTAGGGATATGGCGTTTCCCAAGCTGAACGCGATCGCCTTTTGGTTAAATCCCCCAGCAGGTGCGCTGATATTAGGTAGTTTCATTTTCGGCGGTTCCCAATCTGGTTGGACAGCTTACCCACCTTTGAGTTTGGTGACAGCACCAATCGCTCAAAGTATGTGGATATTAGCGATTGTTTTGGTAGGAACTTCCTCAATTTTGGGTTCGCTGAACTTTGTAATCACCATTTTGATGATGAAGGTTCCGAGCATGAAATGGGATCAAGTGCCCTTGTTTTGTTGGGCAATCTTGGCAACCTCTCTGCTGGCGCTTCTCTCCACACCTGTATTAGCAGCCGGTTTAGTGCTGCTGTTGTTTGACCTCAACTTTGGCACCTCCTTCTTTAAACCAGATGCAGGTGGAAACGTTGTAATTTATCAACACTTATTCTGGTTTTATTCTCACCCGGCAGTATATTTAATGATTCTGCCGATCTTCGGCATTATGTCGGAGGTAATTCCAGTTCACTCCCGCAAACCAATCTTTGGTTATAAAGCGATCGCTTATTCTAGTGTAGCCATCTGCGTTGTCGGTTTGTTCGTCTGGGTACACCACATGTTTACCAGCGGCACACCCGGTTGGATGCGGATGTTCTTCACTATCTCTACTCTTATCGTTGCAGTTCCCACTGGCGTGAAGATTTTTGCCTGGGTTGCTACCCTCTGGGGTGGTAAAATCCGCTTCACCACGGCGATGCTTTTCGCCATTGGCTTGTTATCCATGTTTGTTATGGGCGGCTTAAGCGGCGTAACGATGGGAACAGCCCCCTTTGATGTTCACGTCCACGACACATATTATGTAGTCGGACATTTTCACTACGTTCTGTTTGGCGGTTCCGTGTTTGGCATCTACGCCGGCATTTATCACTGGTTCCCCAAAATGACCGGACGAATGTTGAATGAAAACTGGGGTCGAGTTCATTTCGCCCTTACCTTCATCGGCACTAATCTTACTTTCTTACCCATGCACGAGTTGGGTTTGAAAGGAATGCCTCGACGAGTGGCAATGTATGATCCCCAATTTATCGACCTCAATCAGATTTGTACCTTTGGTTCATTTGTTTTGGCAATATCAGTAATTCCCTTTGCCATCAACATGATCTACAGTTGGCTGAAGGGCGCTTTGGCTGGTGATAATCCTTGGCAAGCTTTGACTTTAGAATGGACAACTAACTCGCCACCTGCAATTGAAAACTGGGAAGTGTTGCCTGTTGTGACTCATGGCCCTTATGACTACGGCCAGGAGCATAGAACTGAATTACAGTCATCAGCGACGCCGGAAGCTAGTGCTTAGTTCGTAGAGTAAGTGATGCGATCGCACTCAAAGTCACTAAAACTTCTAGTCATTAGATTTGAAAACTCGAAACTCCAAGCTTGGAACCTGAAACTTCAAGCTTGGAACACAAACGCCCGAATTCAATAAACAAACGTCCGAATTCAGAAAACGAACGTCCGAATTCAGAAAACGGACGCCCGAATTCAATAAACGGACACCTGAATTCAATAAACGGACGCCCGAATTCAGAACACAAAACTCGGAATTTTCAAAATTCCTGAACAAGTCAAGAGTTTGGCTAAACAAGGATTTTGGATGAAGAATGAAAATTTTACCGCCTCAGACTTCATTCTTTATTCAAGCTTCCACAACAGACGCAGCAGATAATATTGTCAAAAAATCTATGACTATAGCTACAACCACGAGTGAAGAACACAGTGCAGGACATGAAGAACATCCAGATTTAAGAGTTTGGGGATTGTTGACGTTCCTTGCTTCTGAATCCCTAATGTTTGGGGGATTTTTTGCCACTTATTTATTTTTCCGGGGTACTACAGCAGTTTGGCCTCCAGAAGGCAGTGAAGTAGAACTACTTGTGCCGACGATTAA
This portion of the Nostoc sp. GT001 genome encodes:
- a CDS encoding sucrase ferredoxin, which produces MNTFFCSDDSRQVGEDVIGSATNYQTYILVECPLPWTSEALNSKWVPQNLRILVEEVKRAKLPIRFLLIANDLSHKVNHTTLLIYQKQEGLSSGYHKQEFQLANIEQVAGVVQKWIRGIDSNLEVETSITRDILVCTHGSHDKCCARYGAPFYFQITASKADLCLENVRIWKSSHFGGHRFAPTVIDLPEGRYYGRLDRDSFRSILTRTGDIQCLHQVYRGWGILPAPLQVLERELILYKGWDWFNYKVVGKILEQSLDNSTMLAEISFEQPCGSFYTYQAKLVKDETKTQQLKSSCNATRELVVTKYAVGSFWITSSKVMSYST
- a CDS encoding helix-turn-helix domain-containing protein, with the protein product MPYTIPNNSCVGCDNCRPQCPTGAIRIEDNEYWVDPGLCNNCEGYYSEPQCVIACPTNSPIPWQAKKGRCKVEPRDASSLDLFSNGKNNPFASAIAIWEACNVLAQRTSLHWETDEEGYISYSRQVNQGRGAIAFHIQDPFKVNDKATDIAAIEGLDIRAACIHLIFAAYATALEQPWEQEFAIDERQIEKYLGMEKRKDLSKAAKLALMKNIVQQACSLIISIDWPQQGRINGFSLVGSRLWHLVDIQHHFQEDNLGCKYLIGLTFKVKAGLWAQYFLNKQACKERTAFYQYGSLPKTLLTTVMSIWQQHEGAVRLMLWLLFKTKMGKEQRITIPTLLRIAYGEEKVALASRQREERKRLLRTFESDLEILNHYGMKPLFDPVTYPPEIQPLWAKLIDLPEDPDEALEFWTNDGGAETRLTDTGPRGKWNLLMNARILAFELPPEWEQQISESEKKKTRTAKAKKKPKATNDLLGEQILQARKNLNLSQRELAKLTGKSQSWIRDIENGRLKAKLEDQILLRKILNLASS
- the fdxB gene encoding ferredoxin III, nif-specific — protein: MAQLTGLTFGGKAWTPKFAQEIDKDKCIGCGRCIKVCGYNVLGLKALNEEGEFVEDEDDEEIERKVMAVTSPENCIGCEACSRICPKNCYTHVVLNN
- a CDS encoding cytochrome c oxidase subunit II, with amino-acid sequence MQQIPVSLWTLVAGIVVTAISIWIGQNHTLMPMQASLQAPLVDGFFNVMFTIAIALFLVVEGTIVVFLVKFRRRRGDDTDGLPIEGNVPLEIFWTAIPTVIVLGLGIYSVDVFNQMGGFEPAGHPHSAAHVAHKSGTAIAATLSDASEATTAPAIAPTIGIGASPKNLDKPADLVVDVKGIQYAWLFSYPDSGITSGELHIPVGADVQLNLSAEDVIHSFWVPNFRLKQDALPGIPTELRFVATKPGTYPVVCAELCGGYHGSMRTQVIVHTPEEYDSWRTENQIAQQQNLNQVVAVNPADLSTSEFLAPHTHDMGISAATLKSLVIGH
- the ctaD gene encoding cytochrome c oxidase subunit I, with product MTQVEFPRNTPPDEKKPEMVTGHTSHPKAWKWQDYFTFNVDHKVIGIQYLVTAFVFYLIGGLMAVALRVELATPDADVLDPNLYNAFMTNHGTIMIFLWIVPSAIGGFGNYLVPLMVGARDMAFPKLNAIAFWLNPPAGALILGSFIFGGSQSGWTAYPPLSLVTAPIAQSMWILAIVLVGTSSILGSLNFVITILMMKVPSMKWDQVPLFCWAILATSLLALLSTPVLAAGLVLLLFDLNFGTSFFKPDAGGNVVIYQHLFWFYSHPAVYLMILPIFGIMSEVIPVHSRKPIFGYKAIAYSSVAICVVGLFVWVHHMFTSGTPGWMRMFFTISTLIVAVPTGVKIFAWVATLWGGKIRFTTAMLFAIGLLSMFVMGGLSGVTMGTAPFDVHVHDTYYVVGHFHYVLFGGSVFGIYAGIYHWFPKMTGRMLNENWGRVHFALTFIGTNLTFLPMHELGLKGMPRRVAMYDPQFIDLNQICTFGSFVLAISVIPFAINMIYSWLKGALAGDNPWQALTLEWTTNSPPAIENWEVLPVVTHGPYDYGQEHRTELQSSATPEASA